TCCGCAAGGAGCGGCCGAATGCCTTGAAGATCGTCTCGGCGACATGGTGGGCGTTGCGCCCGCGCAGGTTGTCTATGTGCAAGGTGACCCGGGCATGGTTCACGAAACCCTGGAAAAACTCGCGGATCAGATCCGCATCGAAGGTGCCGATGCGGGGGCGGGGGAAATCGGCGTAGTAGTGCAACCCCGGCCGCCCGGAGCAATCCAGCACGACCCGCGACAGGGCCTCGTCCAGAGGCACGCAGGCATGGCCATAGCGCCGAATCCCCTGCTTGTCGCCAAGGGCGGCGGAAAAGGCCTGGCCCAAAACGATCCCGACGTCCTCCACCGTGTGGTGCGCGTCCACCGCCAGATCGCCCTTGGCACGGATCTGCAGATCCAGCATCCCGTGGCACCCTACCTGCTCCAGCATATGCTCCAGGAAAGGGATGCCCAGAGCCAGCTCCGCGCTTCCCGAGCCATCCAGATCCA
This region of Gammaproteobacteria bacterium genomic DNA includes:
- the hisB gene encoding imidazoleglycerol-phosphate dehydratase HisB translates to MTARRETVRRETRETQIELTLDLDGSGSAELALGIPFLEHMLEQVGCHGMLDLQIRAKGDLAVDAHHTVEDVGIVLGQAFSAALGDKQGIRRYGHACVPLDEALSRVVLDCSGRPGLHYYADFPRPRIGTFDADLIREFFQGFVNHARVTLHIDNLRGRNAHHVAETIFKAFGRSLRMAVEPDPRLAERLPSTKGKL